The following is a genomic window from Hymenobacter chitinivorans DSM 11115.
ATCATTCACTTTTCTCCTCACTGCTATGGAAGCTGCCGACCGGGACCCCCAATTGTGGCGCATTGCTAAAGCCCGCGCCAAATTCAAAGCCCACCTCTTTACCTATCTGGTGGTAAACGCCCTGCTCTGGGGCATCTGGCTGCTCACCGACTTCAGCAGCGGCTGGCAGCACACCGGCCGGCATTTCAACTACATTCCCTGGCCACTCTGGTCCACCGTGTTCTGGGGCTTCGGCGTGCTGATGCAGGGCATTCGGGTGTACAGCGGCTTCGGCGGGCAGCAGTCGGAGCGGGAGTACGAGCGGCTGGTGCGCGAGCGGGAAGGTCGCTAAGCGGCTTCCCCTAACGCCGTTACTGGCCCACCCGCTGCCACCACGGCAGCTGGGGTAGCGGGCCGGCCCCGGGCGTTACGGGCTGGCCCAGCTCGGGCGTGGTGATGGGCAACTGCAGGCGGGCC
Proteins encoded in this region:
- a CDS encoding 2TM domain-containing protein, which translates into the protein MEAADRDPQLWRIAKARAKFKAHLFTYLVVNALLWGIWLLTDFSSGWQHTGRHFNYIPWPLWSTVFWGFGVLMQGIRVYSGFGGQQSEREYERLVREREGR